TGTCAATCGCAGGTCTTGCGTAACTTTTTAAAAGGGTTGCAAGTTAAATTGCGTGGTGCGGCGGTTGATGTGAGCGAAACCGGCGCGTGATAGTGCTGTTGTAATGGAATCCGCCCGGACGGCGGTAGTAACAGGAGGATGTTGTGTTGAATGTCGACTCTACCGGGTCAGTGATTGATCGCCCTGAGCCTGCACCGGCGCAAGTGCGGGCACCCGCCTTGGATGTGTTGCGCGGTGTGGCGGTGCTGGGCATTTTGCTGGTCAATATTTATTCCTTTGCCTTGCCGGAAGTGATGCGTCTTGAGCCTGCATTGTTGCCGCACTACAGTGCCGTTGAGCAGTTTTGTTGGTATCTCATTTATTGTTTTGTCGATTCAAAATTCATTGCCCTGTTGAGCCTGGCCTTTGGAGCCAGTCTGTGGTTATTTGCGGCAGATAAACAATCACTCCCCGAGTCCGAACTCAATCATTTGCAGTGGCGTCGCAGCATGTCGTTATTGCTGTTCGGTGCCGCCCATGCCTATTTGTTGTGGGATGGTGATGTGCTGGTGACCTATGCGCTGTTCAGTTTTGTAGTGTGGCGTTGGCGGCAGAGGAGTGATCGCCAATTAATACTGGCGGCGATCATTGCGTTTGCGCTTCAGGTCCTACTCTATGGCGGGATGTTTTGGTTGCCGGCCGAGGTTTGGCAAGAGCTGAGCTATCTGTTTGATGAGGCGGCCTTGGCGGAGGAGGTTGCGCATTACCAGCAAGGCTGGTGGGAGCAGGCGCCGCGCCGGTTTTCCGATGCGCTAGGCATGCAGCTGATTAGCCTGTTTGGCGGTTGGTTTTCCTGCTCGATGATGTTGCTCGGGGTGGTGCTGGTGCGACGCGGTTATTTTTCAGCGCAACCACCCGAAGAGGCGACACCCGTGTTGATCTTAGCCCTGTTGGTCGGCGCCTTCCTGATGTTGGCGGCGCTGCTGAGCAATCGTGTTCAGGGCTTTTCATCCCAGTATGCGCTGACCCTGGGGATGCAACTGCATATGTTTGCCAGTGGTGTGTTGTCCATTGCTTATGGGTTGCTGATTGCGCGCTGGGCGCGTTCGACGGTAGCTGTAGCGGGGCGTGTGGTGTTGGCGGCAGTCGGGCGAATGGCCTTGAGCATTTACATCATGCAGACCCTGATTTTTACCGGCATTTTCTACGGATATGGCCTTGGTTGGTACGGCCAATTAGCGCTGTCGTCGCTGTTGCTGTTAGTTGCATTTGTCTGGGTGTTCCTGTGTGCTTTTGCGGTGCTGTGGCTGCGCTATTTTTACGTTGGGCCGCTGGAGTGGTTGTGGCGCTGCTTCGTGTATCAGCGGGTGCAACCATTTCGACGCGCCTGCTAGCTTTGGTTCTAAGGCGAGGGTTCTCTCATGAAAATCCTGTCCTAGCGCGTTGCTTTGCTGGATTACACTTTAAAGGTGTCCGAGAACTCCTCCGGTGAATGGCTCATGCGCACATTTATTCGACATCCCACATCAATTCCTATTCAGGTCTGCGCCGGGGGCGATGAAAGCGCTCGC
The nucleotide sequence above comes from Cellvibrio sp. PSBB023. Encoded proteins:
- a CDS encoding DUF418 domain-containing protein, which translates into the protein MLNVDSTGSVIDRPEPAPAQVRAPALDVLRGVAVLGILLVNIYSFALPEVMRLEPALLPHYSAVEQFCWYLIYCFVDSKFIALLSLAFGASLWLFAADKQSLPESELNHLQWRRSMSLLLFGAAHAYLLWDGDVLVTYALFSFVVWRWRQRSDRQLILAAIIAFALQVLLYGGMFWLPAEVWQELSYLFDEAALAEEVAHYQQGWWEQAPRRFSDALGMQLISLFGGWFSCSMMLLGVVLVRRGYFSAQPPEEATPVLILALLVGAFLMLAALLSNRVQGFSSQYALTLGMQLHMFASGVLSIAYGLLIARWARSTVAVAGRVVLAAVGRMALSIYIMQTLIFTGIFYGYGLGWYGQLALSSLLLLVAFVWVFLCAFAVLWLRYFYVGPLEWLWRCFVYQRVQPFRRAC